In Streptomyces thermolilacinus SPC6, a single genomic region encodes these proteins:
- a CDS encoding sugar phosphate isomerase/epimerase family protein: protein MTVKQLSLPELTEACARLGVPGVGLWREPVQAYGVEAAAKLVRDAGLAVTTLCRGGFFTTADGLDDNRAAIDEAATLGTDTLVLVSGGLPPGGKDLGAARERIADALAELAPYAAERGVRLAIEPLHPMYAADRCAVSTLDQALDLAEGFPASQVGVVVDTYHVWWDDRAPAAVARAGEQGRIHSFQLADWTTPLPEGVLNGRGQIGDGCIDMRAWRERVDAAGYTGPIEVELFNDTLWTRDGVELLEETARRYAEHTL from the coding sequence ATGACCGTCAAGCAGCTCTCCCTCCCGGAGCTGACCGAGGCGTGCGCCCGCCTCGGCGTCCCCGGCGTCGGCCTGTGGCGCGAGCCCGTCCAGGCGTACGGGGTCGAGGCCGCCGCCAAGCTCGTCCGGGACGCCGGTCTCGCCGTCACCACCCTGTGCCGGGGCGGCTTCTTCACCACGGCGGACGGCCTGGACGACAACCGCGCCGCCATCGACGAGGCGGCGACGCTCGGCACGGACACGCTCGTCCTGGTCTCCGGGGGCCTCCCGCCCGGCGGGAAGGACCTGGGCGCGGCCCGTGAGCGGATCGCCGACGCCCTCGCGGAGCTCGCCCCCTACGCGGCCGAACGCGGCGTACGCCTCGCCATCGAACCGCTGCACCCCATGTACGCGGCGGACCGGTGCGCGGTCTCCACCCTGGACCAGGCGCTGGACCTCGCGGAAGGCTTCCCGGCGTCCCAGGTCGGGGTCGTGGTGGACACGTACCACGTGTGGTGGGACGACCGGGCCCCGGCGGCGGTCGCCCGCGCGGGCGAGCAGGGCCGCATCCACTCCTTCCAGCTCGCCGACTGGACGACCCCGCTGCCGGAAGGCGTCCTCAACGGGCGCGGGCAGATCGGGGACGGCTGCATCGACATGCGGGCGTGGCGGGAGCGCGTGGACGCGGCCGGGTACACGGGCCCCATCGAGGTCGAGCTCTTCAACGACACGCTGTGGACGAGGGACGGCGTGGAGCTGCTGGAGGAGACCGCCCGCCGGTACGCCGAGCACACCCTCTGA
- the recD2 gene encoding SF1B family DNA helicase RecD2, whose protein sequence is MSQMAVVEGVLERITYSNEENGYTVARVDTGRGGGELLTVVGSLLGAQPGESLRMEGRWGSHPQYGRQFTVENYTTVLPATIQGIRRYLGSGLIKGIGPRIADRIVEHFGTDTLDIIEREPKRLVEVPGLGPKRTRMIGAAWEEQKAIKEVMVFLQGVGVSTSIAVRIYKKYGDASISVVRNQPYRLAADVWGIGFLTADRIAQAVGIPHDSPDRVKAGLRHALSQSADQGHCFLPEERLIADAVKLLQVDTGLVIDSLAELAADEEEGGVVRERVPDPDGEPVTGVFLLPFHRAEVSLAAQLRRLMRAEEDRMAAFQDVAWDKALAWLADRTGAELAPEQEAAVRLALTRKVAVLTGGPGCGKSFTVRSVVELARAKKAQVLLAAPTGRAAKRLAELTGAEASTVHRLLELKPGGDAAYDRDRPLDADLVVVDEASMLDVLLANKLVKAVAPGAHLLLVGDVDQLPSVGAGQVLGDLLAPDSPVPSVRLTRIFRQAQKSGVVTNAHRINAGEHPLTSGLPDFFLFVAEDTEEAGRLTVDVAAHRVPAKFGLDPRRDVQVLAPMHRGPAGAGTLNGLLQQAVTPARPGVPEKRFGGRVFRVGDKVTQIRNNYEKGRNGVFNGTVGVVTALDLDDQRMTVLTDEDEEVGYDFDELDELAHAYAVTIHRSQGSEYPAVVIPVTTSAWTMLQRNLLYTAVTRARKLVVLVGSRKAIGQAVRTVSAGRRFTALDRRLTEARPVGNIT, encoded by the coding sequence ATGTCGCAGATGGCGGTGGTCGAAGGCGTCCTCGAGCGGATCACGTACAGCAACGAGGAGAACGGATACACGGTCGCGCGGGTCGACACCGGGCGTGGCGGCGGTGAACTGCTCACCGTCGTCGGCTCGTTGCTCGGGGCGCAGCCGGGCGAGTCGCTGCGGATGGAGGGCCGCTGGGGCTCCCACCCGCAGTACGGACGGCAGTTCACCGTCGAGAACTACACGACCGTGCTGCCCGCGACGATCCAGGGCATCCGCCGCTATCTGGGCTCCGGCCTGATCAAGGGCATCGGCCCGCGCATCGCCGACCGCATCGTGGAGCACTTCGGCACGGACACGCTCGACATCATCGAGCGGGAGCCGAAGCGCCTCGTCGAGGTGCCCGGCCTCGGCCCGAAGCGGACGCGGATGATCGGCGCCGCCTGGGAGGAGCAGAAGGCCATCAAGGAGGTCATGGTCTTCCTCCAGGGCGTCGGCGTGTCCACCTCGATCGCGGTGCGGATCTACAAGAAGTACGGCGACGCGTCGATCTCCGTCGTACGGAACCAGCCGTACCGGCTCGCGGCCGACGTGTGGGGCATCGGGTTCCTCACCGCCGACCGCATCGCCCAGGCCGTGGGCATCCCGCACGACAGCCCCGACCGGGTCAAGGCAGGGCTGCGCCACGCCCTGTCCCAGTCGGCCGACCAGGGGCACTGCTTCCTGCCGGAGGAGCGGCTGATCGCGGACGCGGTGAAGCTGCTCCAGGTCGACACGGGCCTCGTCATCGACAGCCTCGCCGAGCTGGCTGCGGACGAGGAGGAGGGCGGTGTCGTACGGGAGCGGGTGCCCGACCCGGACGGCGAGCCGGTCACGGGCGTGTTCCTGCTGCCGTTCCACCGCGCCGAGGTGTCGCTGGCGGCGCAGCTGAGGCGGCTGATGCGGGCCGAGGAGGACCGCATGGCGGCCTTCCAGGACGTCGCCTGGGACAAGGCGCTGGCGTGGCTCGCGGACCGCACGGGGGCGGAGCTGGCGCCCGAGCAGGAGGCCGCCGTACGGCTCGCGCTCACCCGGAAGGTCGCGGTGCTGACCGGCGGGCCCGGCTGCGGCAAGTCGTTCACGGTGCGGTCGGTGGTGGAGCTGGCCCGCGCCAAGAAGGCGCAGGTGCTGCTGGCCGCGCCGACCGGCAGGGCCGCCAAGCGGCTCGCGGAGCTGACCGGCGCCGAGGCGTCCACGGTGCACCGGCTGCTGGAGCTGAAGCCCGGCGGGGACGCCGCCTACGACCGGGACCGGCCGCTGGACGCGGACCTCGTGGTGGTGGACGAGGCGTCGATGCTGGACGTGCTGCTGGCGAACAAGCTGGTCAAGGCGGTCGCGCCGGGTGCGCACCTGCTGCTGGTGGGCGATGTTGACCAGCTGCCGAGCGTCGGCGCGGGCCAGGTGCTGGGCGATCTGCTGGCCCCGGACAGCCCCGTCCCGTCCGTACGGCTCACCCGGATCTTCCGGCAGGCGCAGAAGTCCGGTGTCGTCACCAACGCCCACCGGATTAACGCCGGGGAGCACCCGCTCACCAGCGGCCTGCCGGACTTCTTCCTGTTCGTCGCGGAGGACACGGAGGAGGCCGGGCGGCTCACCGTGGACGTGGCCGCCCACCGCGTCCCGGCGAAGTTCGGCCTCGACCCGCGCCGCGACGTGCAGGTCCTCGCGCCCATGCACCGCGGTCCGGCCGGCGCGGGCACGCTCAACGGGCTCCTCCAGCAGGCCGTCACCCCGGCCCGCCCCGGAGTGCCGGAGAAGCGGTTCGGCGGCCGGGTCTTCCGCGTCGGCGACAAGGTCACCCAGATCCGCAACAACTACGAGAAGGGCAGGAACGGCGTCTTCAACGGCACGGTGGGCGTGGTCACCGCCCTGGACCTGGACGACCAGCGGATGACGGTGCTGACCGACGAGGACGAGGAGGTCGGTTACGACTTCGACGAGCTGGACGAGCTGGCCCACGCCTACGCGGTGACCATCCACCGCTCGCAGGGCAGCGAGTACCCGGCCGTCGTGATCCCCGTCACCACGAGCGCCTGGACCATGCTCCAGCGGAACCTGCTCTACACGGCCGTCACCCGCGCCCGGAAGCTCGTCGTCCTCGTCGGCTCCCGCAAGGCCATCGGCCAGGCCGTCCGGACCGTATCCGCCGGTCGGCGCTTTACCGCACTCGATCGCCGACTGACAGAAGCACGACCCGTGGGAAACATCACCTAG
- a CDS encoding citrate synthase has product MSDNSVVLRYADGEYTYPVVESTVGDKGFDIGKLRAQTGLVTLDSGYGNTAAYKSAITYLDGEQGILRYRGYPIEQLAERSTFLEVAYLLINGELPKAEELEAFTTEITQHTLLHEDVKRFFDGFPRDAHPMAMLSSVVSALSTFYQDSHNPFDEKQRHLSTIRLLAKLPTIAAYAYKKSIGHPFVYPRNDLSYVENFLRMTFSVPAQEYELDPIVVSALDKLLILHADHEQNCSTSTVRLVGSSQANMFASISAGISALWGPLHGGANQSVLEMLEGIQANGGDVDSFIRKVKNKEDGVRLMGFGHRVYKSFDPRAKIIKAAAHDVLSALGKSDELLDIALKLEEHALADDYFVSRNLYPNVDFYTGLIYRAMGFPTEMFTVLFALGRLPGWIAQWHEMIKEPGSRIGRPRQIYTGEVLRDFVPVEGR; this is encoded by the coding sequence GTGAGCGACAACTCTGTAGTACTGCGGTACGCGGACGGTGAGTACACCTACCCGGTGGTCGAGAGCACCGTGGGCGACAAGGGCTTCGACATCGGGAAGCTTCGCGCGCAGACGGGTCTGGTGACCCTGGACAGCGGTTACGGCAACACCGCCGCCTATAAATCCGCGATCACCTACCTGGACGGCGAGCAGGGCATCCTGCGCTACCGCGGGTACCCGATCGAGCAGCTCGCCGAGCGCTCCACCTTCCTCGAGGTGGCGTACCTGCTGATCAACGGCGAGCTTCCGAAGGCCGAGGAGCTGGAGGCCTTCACCACCGAGATCACGCAGCACACCCTGCTGCACGAGGACGTCAAGCGGTTCTTCGACGGCTTCCCGCGCGACGCGCACCCGATGGCGATGCTGTCGTCGGTGGTCAGCGCGCTGTCCACGTTCTACCAGGACAGCCACAACCCGTTCGACGAGAAGCAGCGCCACCTGTCCACGATCCGGCTGCTCGCGAAGCTGCCGACGATCGCGGCGTACGCGTACAAGAAGTCGATCGGCCACCCGTTCGTCTACCCGCGCAACGACCTGTCGTACGTCGAGAACTTCCTGCGCATGACCTTCTCCGTGCCGGCGCAGGAGTACGAGCTCGACCCGATCGTCGTGTCGGCGCTCGACAAGCTGCTGATCCTCCACGCGGACCACGAGCAGAACTGCTCCACCTCCACGGTGCGCCTGGTCGGCTCGTCGCAGGCGAACATGTTCGCGTCGATCTCCGCGGGCATCTCCGCCCTGTGGGGCCCCCTGCACGGCGGCGCCAACCAGTCGGTGCTGGAGATGCTGGAGGGCATCCAGGCCAACGGCGGCGACGTGGACTCCTTCATCCGCAAGGTGAAGAACAAGGAGGACGGCGTCCGCCTGATGGGCTTCGGGCACCGCGTCTACAAGAGCTTCGACCCGCGGGCGAAGATCATCAAGGCGGCGGCGCACGATGTCCTCTCGGCGCTCGGCAAGAGCGACGAGCTGCTGGACATCGCCCTGAAGCTGGAGGAGCACGCGCTCGCCGACGACTACTTCGTCTCGCGCAACCTCTACCCGAACGTGGACTTCTACACGGGTCTGATCTACCGCGCCATGGGCTTCCCGACCGAGATGTTCACGGTCCTGTTCGCCCTCGGCCGCCTGCCGGGCTGGATCGCCCAGTGGCACGAGATGATCAAGGAGCCGGGCTCCCGCATCGGCCGCCCGCGCCAGATCTACACGGGCGAGGTCCTGCGCGACTTCGTCCCGGTCGAGGGCCGCTGA
- a CDS encoding heavy-metal-associated domain-containing protein, giving the protein MTAETNTDVTTVYEVKGMTCGHCEGAVTQEISALPGVTSVQAVAATGKVTVTSGAPLDEDAVRAAVDEAGYELVGTAA; this is encoded by the coding sequence ATGACCGCCGAGACGAACACTGACGTCACCACCGTGTACGAGGTCAAGGGGATGACCTGTGGGCACTGCGAGGGCGCCGTGACGCAGGAGATCTCCGCGCTTCCGGGCGTCACCTCGGTCCAGGCCGTGGCCGCCACCGGCAAGGTGACCGTCACCTCCGGCGCGCCGCTGGACGAGGACGCCGTCCGCGCCGCCGTGGACGAGGCGGGCTACGAGCTGGTCGGCACCGCCGCCTGA
- a CDS encoding GNAT family N-acetyltransferase, producing MSDFSHKPTLTGDKVILRPFREGDAETMAAILDDPEVLRLTGSAGQPPFTLARLREWYGTRGARTDRLDLGLVDRASGRLVGELVLNEWDEPNRSCSFRVLIGPAGRDRGLGSEAIRLLLAYGFEQLGLHRVHLGVYAINPRAIRVYERVGFVREGVERQALLHEGAWIDSIRMAILAPEWAEHRGRAGIHTP from the coding sequence ATGAGCGACTTCTCCCACAAGCCCACCCTCACCGGCGACAAGGTGATCCTGCGCCCCTTCCGCGAGGGCGACGCCGAGACCATGGCGGCGATCCTCGACGACCCCGAGGTGCTGCGGCTCACCGGCAGCGCCGGGCAGCCGCCGTTCACGCTCGCCCGCCTGCGGGAGTGGTACGGGACGCGCGGCGCCCGGACCGACCGGCTCGACCTCGGGCTGGTCGACCGGGCGTCCGGGCGGCTCGTCGGGGAGCTCGTGCTGAACGAGTGGGACGAACCGAACCGCAGCTGCTCCTTCCGCGTCCTGATCGGCCCGGCCGGGCGGGACCGGGGCCTGGGCAGCGAGGCGATCCGCCTCCTCCTCGCGTACGGCTTCGAGCAGCTCGGCCTGCACCGCGTCCACCTGGGCGTGTACGCGATCAATCCGCGCGCCATCCGCGTGTACGAGCGCGTCGGCTTCGTACGGGAGGGCGTCGAGCGGCAGGCTCTGCTGCATGAGGGCGCGTGGATCGACTCCATCCGCATGGCGATCCTGGCACCCGAGTGGGCGGAGCACCGCGGGCGTGCTGGAATCCATACCCCGTAG
- a CDS encoding helix-turn-helix transcriptional regulator, with amino-acid sequence MTDHRLWSYKEIAAHIRVQPDTVRSYRKHGLMPPPDHVEGGKPYWYADTIRTWVANRPGNRRGG; translated from the coding sequence ATGACGGACCACAGGCTCTGGTCGTACAAGGAGATCGCGGCGCACATCCGGGTGCAGCCGGACACCGTGCGGTCGTACCGGAAGCACGGGCTGATGCCACCGCCGGACCATGTGGAGGGGGGCAAGCCGTACTGGTACGCGGACACGATCCGCACCTGGGTGGCCAACCGCCCCGGCAACCGCCGAGGCGGCTGA
- a CDS encoding CoA-acylating methylmalonate-semialdehyde dehydrogenase: MTKTVPHWIGGKPVEGTSDRWGPVTDPATGEVVTRVAFASADEVDAAVTAARDAYATWGVSSLAQRTAVLFRFRALLDAHRDEIAALITAEHGKVHSDALGEVARGLEIVELACGITTQLKGELSTQVSNRVDVASIRQPVGVVAGITPFNFPAMVPMWMFPLAIACGNTFVLKPSEKDPSPSVRLAELLAEAGLPDGVFNVVQGDRDAVEGLLAHPGVDAVSFVGSTPVARYVHTTATAHGKRVQALGGAKNHMLVLPDADLDAAADAAVSAAYGSAGERCMAVSAVVAVGATGDALVEKIRERAEKIKVGPGADPASEMGPLITAEHRDRVASYVTGAAEDGCEVVLDGIGLTVEGYENGHWMGLSLLDKVPTTARAYRDEIFGPVLCVLRAETYEEGVALVNASPYGNGSAIFTRDGGAARRFQLEVEAGMVGVNVPIPVPVGYHSFGGWKDSLFGDHHVYGTDGIRFYTRGKVVTTRWPDPSETPVGIDLGFPRNH; this comes from the coding sequence ATGACGAAGACCGTCCCCCACTGGATCGGCGGCAAGCCCGTCGAGGGCACGTCGGACCGCTGGGGCCCCGTCACCGACCCGGCGACCGGCGAGGTCGTCACCCGTGTCGCGTTCGCCTCCGCCGACGAGGTGGACGCCGCCGTCACCGCCGCCAGGGACGCCTACGCGACCTGGGGCGTCTCGTCGCTGGCGCAGCGCACCGCCGTGCTGTTCCGCTTCCGCGCCCTGCTCGACGCGCACCGCGACGAGATCGCCGCGCTCATCACCGCCGAACACGGCAAGGTCCACTCCGACGCGCTCGGAGAGGTCGCACGCGGCCTGGAGATCGTCGAGCTGGCCTGCGGGATCACCACCCAGCTCAAGGGCGAGCTGTCCACCCAGGTGTCGAACCGGGTCGACGTCGCCTCGATCCGCCAGCCTGTCGGCGTCGTCGCCGGGATCACCCCGTTCAACTTCCCCGCCATGGTGCCGATGTGGATGTTCCCGCTCGCCATCGCCTGCGGGAACACCTTCGTCCTCAAGCCCAGCGAGAAGGACCCCTCCCCGTCGGTCCGCCTCGCCGAGCTGCTCGCCGAAGCGGGCCTACCGGACGGGGTGTTCAACGTCGTCCAGGGCGACAGGGACGCCGTCGAGGGGCTGCTCGCCCACCCCGGCGTGGACGCCGTGTCGTTCGTCGGCTCGACGCCCGTCGCCCGGTACGTCCACACGACCGCGACCGCCCACGGCAAACGCGTCCAGGCGCTCGGCGGGGCCAAGAACCACATGCTGGTCCTGCCCGACGCCGACCTGGACGCGGCGGCCGACGCGGCCGTCTCCGCGGCGTACGGCTCCGCGGGCGAGCGCTGCATGGCGGTTTCCGCCGTCGTCGCGGTCGGCGCGACCGGTGACGCGCTCGTCGAGAAGATCCGCGAACGCGCCGAGAAGATCAAGGTCGGTCCCGGCGCCGACCCGGCGTCCGAGATGGGCCCGCTCATCACCGCCGAGCACCGTGACCGGGTCGCCTCCTACGTCACCGGCGCCGCCGAAGACGGCTGCGAGGTCGTCCTCGACGGCATCGGACTCACCGTCGAGGGCTACGAGAACGGCCACTGGATGGGCCTGTCGCTGCTCGACAAGGTGCCCACCACCGCCCGCGCCTACCGGGACGAGATCTTCGGGCCCGTCCTGTGCGTGCTGCGGGCGGAGACGTACGAGGAGGGCGTCGCCCTCGTCAACGCCTCGCCGTACGGCAACGGCAGCGCGATCTTCACTCGCGACGGCGGCGCCGCACGCCGCTTCCAGCTGGAGGTCGAGGCGGGCATGGTCGGCGTGAACGTCCCGATCCCCGTGCCCGTCGGCTACCACTCCTTCGGCGGCTGGAAGGACTCCCTCTTCGGCGACCACCACGTCTACGGCACCGACGGCATCCGCTTCTACACGCGCGGCAAGGTCGTCACCACCCGCTGGCCCGACCCCTCCGAGACCCCCGTCGGCATCGACCTCGGCTTCCCCCGCAACCACTGA
- a CDS encoding alpha/beta fold hydrolase produces MRTRLSRRWAALTVAGVLLGGAGTFTAVASEGEAAVHHEDTVLTMPGAKIDTSFFTSGPGRRPAVLLGHGFGGSKDDVRAQAERLARDGYAVLTWTARGFGRSGGQIGLNDPRHEVKDVQRLIDWLAKRPEVRLDKAGDPRVGVTGASYGGAVSLLAAGHDPRVDAIAPQITYWNLADALFPDGVFKKLWAGIFFTTGSGGPTAPQEPATPQDPGAPQEPSAPQGPGAAREAGGATGRTAPTAPLTATACGRFQPELCAMYERIAVTGEPDAAARALLEARSPSAVAHRIKVPTLITQGQSDSLFPLGHADTMADAIARNGAPVAVDWIAGGHDGGASEADRVHARIGAWFDRYLKGDTGADTGPAFRVSRTGGVDSTDGRATLRGATADRYPGLRDGVRALALAGPAQTFRNPAGATPPGISAVPGVGGGLSQLSTLGVGVSLDFPGQHARFETRPLDAPLRITGTPTVRVTVTSDSGEAVLFGKVYDVGPDGRRQVLPAQLVAPVRIDGAKEGKTVELTLPAIDHEVEAGHRLRVVLAATDLGYASPVAPAAYTVSLAGDGLSVPTAPAVRTQAAGLPWWVWGLPAGGALVAAALLLTARRRTAAPAPDPELADVPLVISGLTKRYARSSDAYAVRDLSFRVEKGQVLGLLGPNGAGKTTTLRMLMGLITPDDGEIRVFGHAVRPGAPVLSRVGAFVEGAGFLPHLSGRENLELYWRATGRPAEDAHIDEALEIAGLGTALARAVRTYSQGMRQRLAIAQAMLGLPDLLILDEPTNGLDPPQIREMRDVMIRYAAGGRTVIVSSHLLAEVEQSCTHLVVMDRGRLVQAGPVAEITGNGDTLLVTTDGEVPEPLVEKTAALPGVASATRVEAGLLVRLDGTGTPAGLVAGLVRLDVPVTGVGPHRRLEDAFLTLIGGGGAA; encoded by the coding sequence ATGCGGACCCGACTTTCCCGGCGGTGGGCTGCGCTCACCGTGGCCGGTGTGCTCCTCGGCGGCGCCGGCACGTTCACCGCCGTCGCCTCCGAGGGCGAGGCCGCCGTGCACCACGAGGACACCGTGCTCACCATGCCGGGCGCGAAGATCGACACGTCGTTCTTCACGTCCGGCCCGGGCCGCCGCCCCGCCGTGCTGCTCGGGCACGGCTTCGGCGGCAGCAAGGACGACGTGCGCGCCCAGGCGGAACGGCTCGCCCGTGACGGGTACGCCGTACTGACGTGGACCGCGCGCGGGTTCGGCCGCTCCGGCGGTCAGATCGGCCTCAACGACCCGCGCCACGAGGTGAAGGACGTCCAGCGGCTGATCGACTGGCTGGCGAAGCGCCCCGAGGTGCGGCTCGACAAGGCCGGCGACCCGCGCGTCGGGGTGACCGGCGCCTCGTACGGCGGGGCGGTCTCGCTGCTCGCCGCCGGGCACGACCCGCGCGTGGACGCCATCGCCCCGCAGATCACGTACTGGAACCTCGCCGACGCCCTGTTCCCGGACGGGGTGTTCAAGAAGCTGTGGGCCGGGATCTTCTTCACCACCGGCTCCGGCGGCCCCACCGCCCCGCAGGAACCCGCCACGCCCCAGGACCCGGGCGCCCCGCAGGAGCCCAGCGCCCCGCAGGGCCCCGGCGCCGCCCGGGAGGCGGGCGGCGCCACCGGCCGCACCGCCCCGACCGCGCCCCTGACGGCCACCGCCTGCGGCCGCTTCCAGCCCGAGCTGTGCGCCATGTACGAGCGGATCGCCGTCACCGGCGAACCCGACGCGGCCGCCCGCGCCCTGCTGGAGGCGCGCAGCCCGTCCGCCGTGGCGCACCGCATCAAGGTGCCCACCCTCATCACGCAGGGCCAGTCCGACTCCCTGTTCCCGCTCGGCCACGCCGACACGATGGCCGACGCGATCGCCCGCAACGGCGCGCCCGTCGCCGTGGACTGGATCGCGGGCGGCCACGACGGCGGCGCGTCCGAGGCCGACCGCGTCCACGCGCGGATCGGCGCCTGGTTCGACCGGTACCTGAAGGGAGACACGGGCGCCGACACGGGCCCCGCCTTCCGGGTCAGCCGCACCGGTGGCGTGGACTCCACCGACGGCCGGGCCACCCTGCGCGGCGCCACCGCCGACCGCTACCCCGGCCTGCGCGACGGGGTGCGCGCCCTGGCGCTCGCCGGACCCGCGCAGACCTTCCGCAACCCCGCCGGGGCCACCCCGCCCGGCATCTCGGCCGTCCCCGGCGTCGGCGGCGGCCTGTCCCAGCTGTCCACGCTCGGCGTCGGCGTCTCCCTCGACTTCCCCGGCCAGCACGCCCGCTTCGAGACCCGCCCCCTCGACGCGCCGCTGCGGATCACCGGCACGCCGACCGTCCGGGTCACCGTCACCTCCGACAGCGGCGAGGCCGTGCTGTTCGGCAAGGTCTACGACGTCGGCCCGGACGGGCGCCGACAGGTCCTCCCCGCCCAGCTCGTCGCGCCCGTACGGATCGACGGCGCCAAGGAGGGGAAGACGGTCGAGCTGACCCTGCCCGCGATCGACCACGAGGTGGAGGCCGGACACCGGCTGCGCGTCGTCCTCGCCGCCACCGACCTCGGCTACGCGTCGCCGGTCGCCCCCGCCGCGTACACCGTGTCGCTCGCCGGGGACGGGCTCTCCGTGCCGACCGCGCCCGCCGTGCGCACCCAGGCCGCCGGGCTGCCCTGGTGGGTGTGGGGCCTGCCCGCCGGGGGCGCGCTCGTCGCGGCGGCGCTGCTGCTGACGGCCCGCCGCAGGACGGCCGCGCCCGCCCCGGACCCGGAGCTCGCCGACGTACCGCTCGTCATCAGCGGCCTGACGAAGCGGTACGCCCGCTCGTCCGACGCGTACGCCGTGCGCGACCTGTCGTTCCGTGTCGAGAAGGGCCAGGTCCTCGGACTGCTCGGGCCCAACGGCGCGGGCAAGACCACCACGCTGCGCATGCTCATGGGCCTGATCACGCCCGACGACGGCGAGATCCGGGTGTTCGGGCACGCCGTGCGGCCCGGCGCGCCGGTCCTGTCCCGCGTCGGCGCGTTCGTGGAGGGCGCCGGGTTCCTGCCGCACCTGTCGGGGCGGGAGAACCTGGAGCTGTACTGGAGGGCCACCGGCCGCCCCGCCGAGGACGCCCACATCGACGAGGCGCTGGAGATCGCCGGGCTCGGCACGGCCCTCGCCCGCGCCGTGCGCACGTACTCGCAGGGCATGCGGCAGCGACTCGCCATCGCCCAGGCCATGCTCGGCCTGCCGGACCTGCTGATCCTCGACGAGCCGACGAACGGCCTCGACCCGCCGCAGATCCGCGAGATGCGGGACGTGATGATCCGCTACGCGGCCGGTGGCCGGACCGTCATCGTCTCCAGCCACCTCCTCGCGGAGGTCGAACAGTCCTGCACCCACCTGGTGGTCATGGACCGGGGCCGCCTCGTGCAGGCCGGGCCCGTCGCCGAGATCACCGGCAACGGCGACACGCTGCTCGTCACCACCGACGGGGAGGTGCCGGAGCCGCTCGTGGAGAAGACCGCCGCGCTGCCCGGCGTTGCCTCCGCGACCCGCGTGGAAGCGGGGCTGCTCGTACGGCTCGACGGGACCGGCACACCCGCCGGACTCGTCGCCGGACTCGTACGGCTCGATGTGCCCGTGACCGGTGTGGGCCCGCACCGCCGCCTGGAGGACGCGTTCCTCACCCTGATCGGAGGAGGAGGCGCCGCATGA
- a CDS encoding ABC transporter permease: protein MTALLDSAPGYRAGHTLPLRVEAVRQLKRRRTAVMGAVLAALPFVLIVAFAIGGDRDDGPDNRITLMDTATASAGNFAATCMFVSAGFLLVIPVALFCGDTVASEAGWSSLRYLLAAPVPRARLLWSKLVVALGFSAAAMVLLPLVALAAGTVAYGWGPLRLPTGGALTAADSLGRLGIAVAFVFVSQLVTAGLAFWLSTRTDAPLGAVGGAVGLTIVGNVLDAVTALGDWRDFLPAHWQYAWVDALQPQLEWGGMLKGTAVSVAYALVLFALAFRHFARKDIVS, encoded by the coding sequence ATGACCGCGCTGCTCGACTCGGCACCCGGCTACCGCGCCGGGCACACCCTGCCCCTGCGCGTCGAGGCGGTGCGGCAGCTCAAGCGGCGCCGCACGGCCGTGATGGGCGCGGTCCTCGCCGCCCTGCCTTTCGTCCTGATCGTCGCGTTCGCCATCGGAGGGGACCGGGACGACGGGCCGGACAACCGGATCACGCTCATGGACACGGCGACCGCGTCCGCCGGGAACTTCGCCGCGACCTGCATGTTCGTCTCGGCCGGATTCCTGCTGGTCATCCCCGTGGCGCTGTTCTGCGGGGACACCGTCGCCTCCGAGGCGGGCTGGTCGTCGCTGCGCTATCTGCTCGCCGCGCCCGTGCCGCGCGCCCGGCTGCTGTGGTCGAAGCTCGTCGTGGCGCTCGGCTTCAGCGCCGCCGCGATGGTGCTGCTGCCGCTCGTCGCGCTGGCCGCCGGGACCGTCGCGTACGGGTGGGGGCCGCTGCGGCTGCCGACCGGCGGGGCGCTCACCGCGGCCGACAGCCTGGGGCGCCTGGGCATCGCCGTCGCGTTCGTCTTCGTGTCGCAACTGGTCACGGCGGGCCTGGCGTTCTGGCTGTCCACCCGTACCGACGCGCCGCTGGGCGCGGTGGGCGGCGCGGTCGGCCTGACCATCGTCGGGAACGTCCTGGACGCCGTCACCGCGCTCGGCGACTGGCGCGATTTCCTGCCCGCGCACTGGCAGTACGCCTGGGTGGACGCGCTCCAGCCGCAGCTGGAGTGGGGCGGCATGCTCAAGGGCACGGCCGTGTCCGTGGCGTACGCGCTGGTCCTGTTCGCCCTGGCCTTCCGCCACTTCGCGCGCAAGGACATCGTCTCGTAG